The Xenopus laevis strain J_2021 chromosome 4L, Xenopus_laevis_v10.1, whole genome shotgun sequence genomic sequence ggcaattcatagATGTAACTGATATTTAATCTCTTATTTCCTGGTGAGaatcaatacatttatttctgtttCATCATTAGTGTTTCATGCAGACGCCTCATTAAGTTTCTTGTTTAAATTCCAGCTCTATATGACGTATAAATAATGTGACTCGGGCAACAGTTAGAACCTAATGCTGAAATAATTACGCCAATCACTTCCAGAAAGtcacttttatttgctcaaaCAGAGGCTGAATCACTCATAATTGTCCggtagcattattattattattattattattattattagtattaatttttatttgtatgtaagaTGGGCATACATGTAAAAGAATTGCTTTCATGAGTGTGTTTTTAAATCATCAAATTCAATTGTAAATGTTAAAGTattaatatttaaacatatattttataatattataaatctTTCTATGTTCCAACAGTATAAGTAAAATGACAATTTAAATTACACTGGAAAATGActttaaagaagaaaacaaatgcatTATTGTATATTAATTGGTAATTTTTGATTCAGGAGGTaaagctaattattattattattattattattattagagtgaTCTATATCCGTAGCAGATGTCCAGTGCTATAATATATATGATCTTGCAtttgaaattaaataattttaactcTCTCTActtgtttctctgcatttttctattttaggaTTTCCTTTAAACGTGTTCCTTTTGACCCTAAAATAGCATCCAATTCTAGAAAATTATCCCTAGCCGTTGAATAATACTAATGGCCCTGTAATTACTGAATtatttaccagaaaaaaaaaagcaagcaaatattctgggaaggagaaaaaagtgcaaattttttttttaaaatagtagaATTCTAGAAAACAAAGAAAGCAGCAAACCAATAAACCTTGTGTATTCAGGCGTTAAAATCTAATTGGATTAGACTTTTTTGTTCTCTAGAAAAATACTATAGATAATATAGATGAGTTTATAGGTGTAAGTTTAGtgaattttaatttataataactaTTCTTTTCTCCAGCTTCATTCTGACACTGCAGAacagggaaaacatttatttcatgggaaattttaaGTAAATTTTAATTACAGGCTTAAACTTCactaaattattctttttttaattaatagggCTTGGGTTAACAAAAATATGGTATAATTAGACTAAATTATCACattgcttgttttttgtttttattaataatttgaaaacttttaatttcataatttattattttaagagCTGTGATACATTTGTTTAAAGGTTTAATATCAAACAGTTTCAGTTTAGAAACGGAGAGTTATTCGGTGACTGTAAAAAGTTGATGATATAAATAAGTGATAAACAATTTTAGAATTTGCAGTTTCATataaatgtttcatgattttgttGTTTCAATTCTCCTGAATCtgacattaaaataaagaaatgtgacGTTAGAAACAAACCCTAAGGATAAAATAGCACCAAGAACATTTAAATAACTTTAAGCTCTTGTGGGATTTGCCTGAAATAAAAGTATTGGGGAGCCAGTCAGTGGAACTGctctaataatatataaatgaaacaaTAAGGAAAGGGAAGTCAAACACAGTAGAAGTAGTTTATCAACGATTTTACGATTTCTGTATGAATTTTAGACACAATCCATTTCCAGCCAATGAAAATGTCAATATTTGAAGGAGAGAAGCTAAACATTTACCACAATGAAACCTCCATTGAAACAGATAGAGATGAGATGATTATTCTGTTATTTTAAGACTTCCCCCTGGGTTACGGATTGTGCCGAGGACAAACTTCATTGCGGCTGAATGGGAGAATTTGTACAAGGGATTCCCGAGGGCAGAGAATATTCCCAGGAAGTTTATCTGGGAAATCAACGTCAGGCAGAACTAAAGGGAATTAATGTGGAACATTCAGTCAGATAAAATCAGTGTTTATAACCttacaaatattctgtaaaatgcaCATAAGGTCAGTGTTTTTGCTGTGTATGACTATAAACTATAACTCTCAGGTGTCCCACTCATACTGAGTCTCTTTGCAGCATTACTGAAGGCAGAACAAGCGTCGGTTTTCAAGTTCCCCCTGAGTCCACTGTCCTGCCCAGCCTTGGGTTCCCCCATTAGTTCTGCATTGCTCGCCGCTGGCTCTGGACTCCAGGGGGGCTCAGGAGCACCCCATCACCTCCCCTTAGAGCTTCATCTCCGAGGCAAGTTGgaatccagcatctcagagcAGGGGAGCAGTAAAGCAAAGAAGGGGCGAAGAAGTCGAACGGTTTTCACTGAACTTCAACTGATGGGGCTGGAAAAGCGTTTTGAGAAACAGAAATACCTCTCTACCCCCGACAGGTTGGTGCATATACCCCGTGTCTCTGCTGCAAGCCCTTAGGGCCACACCTAATACCCCTATCAGTTGTTTTATTAAACTAATCCATGGCCCTGAGTCAGGACTCTCACTAGAGCCAACTCCATGGAATAGTCGAGTATCACAAATTCCCAAAGTGCTGGGTTTAAACTCGTAAACTCTATACACACCCCTGGGCACTGTTAGTGAAGGAACTTTATGGTTATTGTGATGTAAAATGAATATAAGTGATAATGGGGATATGACCAGCCAGGGGAAGTGTTTATTATAGTTGGAGAGGCAGCGAGTGAACAAGCAGAGAAAATGAGGCCTCTCTGTTGGCCAAATTCATCAGTTTCCCCTGAAATGTTCCAATGGGATTGTGTGCCCAGTGCAAAGCACCCTGTCTTTGTATCTATAGAGGGGTCCCCCATGCCCCACAGCTCTATATATGAGGGTTACTGGGAGGGACACTCATTGGGGCTTAACAACCAGGTACATTTCATGCAACTTCAAAATTATATGTAAAAGGGAAAGTCACCTTCAAGGTGgaacataaagagaaaatatattgtaacaatcgcctaaaataaaacaaagcagcCCAAAGGGTCTTAGGTTCCTCCATGGTCGCCTCGCTAGCACTCAAAATAAACCCCACCCCCCTTTAAAGATTAATAACATTTTCCAATTGCGGAACAGAGGACAGCGGCCGAGTAACCTAGAGAAGAAGCCGCCATACTGTTTTATTGCTGCAAATGTAAAACCTGTACAATTCCTGTATCTTCATCTTCAAGATCCAGTGATGAATCTGAGCAGAATTTCTACACGTTTGTTTAATTAATATGTAGGTGTGGCTAATTATCCCAATAATGCCCTTCAACTTAAAGTGTGGGGGGGCCCTCCTAATAAATAATTGACACCGATTTGTTACTAATTAGCCTAAATACAAGCAGAGAGGAACATTTGTACCTGTGAGTTTGGCACAATATGTGCCTctgatttttgtttatttatagggacttctatttcatttgttttaaagggaaatattgtctacataaaaatacatcacaccgtcattatttttatattaatcaaTGGAATTTCTATATTAATCAGTGAATGGCTGATCTGAGGACATACACAACATTCTTACCCCATGCTTCTGGGGTCCCCTATCCTTTTATAGTGGGTCTTCTCACAAGAGGCATTAATATGATATATTGGCTCATGGTACTGACTCTCAGACTTGATCTGGGTCCAACAAAGACACCACAGAAAATGGAGcaaaacagaaatacaaatatgtacagtaaatgtcaCTTTCATGGGATCATTTGTTGAGTCTCTTCCAGAACTAAGAGATTCTTTTTAGTCAGTAATAAACATGTAATGGGGAGATGGGAGAAGTTCGTTATTTTGGCTCCAGTTGCAGTTGGTCTGGGTCCCTGAATAACAATAACCCAGGAACATTGTGCTGTGTTGCAGGATAGACCTGGCGGAATCCCTGGGCCTCAGTCAGCTGCAGGTGAAAACCTGGTACCAGAACCGACGAATGAAATGGAAGAAAATAGTAAGTGATTGTTGTCCAGTCCTATAGCTCAGTCCTGTGTAATGTCAATGAATTAGAATGAACTGCTGCACAGGCTGCAAACGAAACCAGCCGAGCCTCTGCCTTCTGATATATGTGCTGGatacagtgtgtatatgtgtgtgtatattactgtatgtgtgtgtatattactgtatgtgtgtgtatattactgtatgtgtgtgtatattactgtatgtgtgtgtatattactgtatgtgtgtgtatatgactgtatgtgtgtgtatattactgtatgtgtgtgtattactgtatgtgtgtatattactgtatgtatgtatattactgtatgtgtgtgtatattactgtatgtgtgtgtattactgtatgtgtgtgtgattgtgtatatGTGCATGATGGTGTATACATTTTATGTGTACATATGTGTGTTGAGCTTATCCTTATGTCTGTGCATCTGTCTTTGTGTGTTAATATTATCTCAGTGTTCCAACTCCATATTGTCCCATCATCCATATAGCTAGTCAATTAATATATACACAAATTacaaatacatatagatatattttttttagtaaaggtcATCAACCTATCatttatctgtcatctatcacctgtctgtcatctatctgtaaTTTACCTGTAATCTATTTATCACCTATCTAATCATGTATttgtcatctatatatctatctctcatccatctatctatcatctagctgTCATCTATTATTTATCACCTATCTAATCATGtatttgtcatctatctatctatctgtcatctattatctatctttcatctatctatctatctatctatctatctctctatctatctatctatctatctatctatctatctatctatctatctatctttcatctatctatctattatctatctatctatctctctatctatctctctatctatctctctatctatctatctatctatctatctatcatctatctatctatctatctctctatctatctatctatctatctatctatctatctatatatctatctgtcatctatttatttgtcatctatctatctaaatatatcatatatcttTTTTTCATACAGGTATTACAAGGAGGAGGACTAGAATCCCCAACAAAACCCAAAGGGCGCCCCAAAAAGAACTCCATTCCCAGCAGCGAGCAGCTGACAGAGCAAGAAAGGGCAAAGGAGACAGAGAAGCTGACAGAGAGTCTCGACTCAACCTCTGAGGTTAATCAGGAAGAGTAATTAAGGCGCTTAATGACTGTGCCCAGCAGAGACCTAATTAGGAGAACGGCACCAACCCAGGAGGAGCCTGGGGGCCCAAGCAGGAGCCACTACACATCCTCTCCATTAGGAGTATAATGGACTGCTCCACAATCAGCACCAAGAGACTATGGCAGGAGtaatatacatgtaattgccccCAGCCCCTGAGATGCCCCAGCAGACTTAGCTCCTCCCACCAGGTGCACAGAGAGAGGCTCCTCCCCTGAGGTTCAGAGAGACACAGACAGCTCCATGTGCAGCGAGAGACGTTGCCCCACCACTGGGCCCTTTTCCTCTTGGACTTGGAAGACTTTCATTATTCTGGTGTCAGAACGTGGATTTTTGTTTAATATGTGGAAATTGGGACGTTCAGCTAAACCCTGCAGGAATTGCAGGACAAGAAGATGAGGTTCTCAAGGGTTAGTAGAACATTTCTTTCTCCTCcgatgtatttaatgtatttgcttttcCTTCCCCTGGAAACGCAGAACTGACACTCCTTCCTGTACCAATTCTGCGCCTTTTCTACTTTGCCAACATAAATATCAATATTTAGTTTCTTTGCtccttgatttatttttatttcaagagaTTGATCCCTTTTAACCCAAACCATTAACCCCTTCAGCTCCTGCGCCGCTCTGCCCACTGCCATCCTTGCCATCACCTCTAATTAACCCCTTGTGGGGTTTTTTAAACTCAAGTTTTGTTGTTGTCGTTGTTTTTTCCACGCCaagtaattttatttttgaataacgTTGCCTTGTTTCCgacaaaataaatcatttcaatATTTCTACAATATTCagaatccttttttttaatttcaattattttttgttatcTTACAATGTTCCAATTAAGAAGAAattaatatctatatttatataaatgatatcaAAGAATAATAAGAGTGCATTGGCTCAGTGGAAATGTTGTTAGTAAATTGAGACATAAATGACCAGTATTTTGGGAAATGTTCCCAAACACAGCAGATTTTGGGGGTTTATCtctgttatttaaatataatttttaaaaatatttttgaaatggtAAATTTTATAATTACATGCTCCATTTAGCTCCAGTGGCGGTTTTTAGCAGCGAAACACTGTTTAAGAATAAGAGGACTTGAAAGCACAGGAGGAAACCAatctaaatcatttttaaaatgtaaccgttgagttttcaatttatttccagaaaaaaatccatttcaCTTATTGTGTTCAGCCCTTCGTCAGGCTCTCATTAGGGCACTGAATACAATACAATTTAGAGATCTAAATCCTGAGGAAAGTGATTTGagcagaatcctgctggaatCTTAGCACCCAGGTAGATGTATCTTAAGGAAAACATTTCACAatatccaaaaaaatgtaaaatcttgtataaaaaaagccCAAAACTTACAAAACTCGATTtcttaaaaacaagaaaaaccaACTTGAATGCAGCAAAATCGTATTCTACTTATTTCTATATAtcaagtgtagtgatgggcgaatttattcgccaggcgcgaatttgtggcgaatttgcgcgattcgcagccagcgaataaattcgcgaaacgcctgcgaaaatttgccggcgccaaaaaaattttttttcgaaaaacgaacgccggcgtcaaaaacgagacgccagcgctgtttcgtgaatttttcgccgtttcgcgaattgcgCGCAAAATccactaatttttcagcgaagcgaaatggcacaaatttgcccatcactaatcaagtgTTTTTCAACAAGCCAAACTGAAAAATAGCTTCAAATTTGGAAATACTGCCTAactcccattgtcttctacatgaactcgccagctttCTAGTAACCAGTTtctgaatacaggtataggatctgttatccagaaagctctgaatcatgtGAGGCCCATCTCCCTAACTCTCCATATTAATTAAATTatccacatttctaaaaatgatttcctttttctgtgtaataataaaacagtcgcttgtacttgatcccaactaagatataattaatccttattggaggcaaaaccagtgtattggctttatttcatgtttatatgattttctagtagacttaaggtatgaagatccaaattacagaaagatcccttatctggacaaCCTCAAGATCACATACCTAATAAGTGTTATGTTTTGAGaattgaaattcatgtttttttccacaaaaaactgtaatggtggtaaaatcttgaatttgaatgttgctTAATCTGATTCGGGGAGGCCCATTCATcagaattttcattttaatggttttaagagTTTTTTCTAACTACACATAAACTCTATCTCTCTAAAATCACTAAtgctttgtaatttattaaaaggtccaaatataaataaatatacattttgtacaagcaaaataaaaagacgtaacaatgcactaaaaaatataaaagcctctaaaaatttgagattttcaattactagcaaaataaaaatctgaaaacctctaaagtcTGAATGGGTCAAAAATTGTCCATTAAAAACAGCCcggctcccattgatttctatgagACCTCGACTGCTATGACTTGCTtacgttttgtattagagttttttcacaGTTGTTTCACTTTATAAATACCGAATGTTTGGGGGTTTtagaagaattttaaaaaaaaaaattggaatttttagagcaaaaaatttgatttgtgaaaaaaattcacaaatcaaaaaaaattcagatgttattaaataggccccatagtctTCCAGAACGCACCGTATTTGctgtatacagatatatatatatatattcaataccAAAAAAGTGGCTGAAATAGCCTCTAGTGCATATATTTTTTAGGCCAATTGAATTGAACTGAAGAATTTGCTCAGATAAGTGATAAATTCTCAATATTTCCCAGCAATTCCCTTTGCTTCAGACTATATACTGAGGAGGGCAGTGCAATATCCAGATAAAATGGGGCTCGACAATTGCAATTCTTTCTTAGCTTGACCTTTAGTCTTCATTTAGAATTTATGGAATGACAACGTATTCtggattatttttcttttttaaaattgaaaccTGAGCAAGTGCTTTAGTTTTCCCAAAaacaaacccctaccccctaATAACAACAGATACTGCACCTAATAGCCACAAGGCAGAGAAGTGACCAATTATTCTGGATTGGGGCTACTTAAAAGGCCAGTCCTCCTTTAGActaattttcataataacataaaGGGGgacattatatggataaaattccCCATCGAGGTTTGGGTGAGGAGAGGCAAGAGCAGCTGAAAAGCCCTTGTTAATGTAAGAAATGCCCTAGAAATCAATTTGAGAGGCATCATCTGTCTTGTTTCAAATTGTTTCAGTAAAATCCTAAAAATCTGATTATTATAGGGGTATAGGAGAttattataggggttgttcacctttacatgaacttttagtatgatgtagagagggctattcattttttattatttgtggtttttgagttacgtagctttttattcagcagctctcgggttgctaggatctaacttaccttagcaaccatacactgacacgaataagagactggaatatgaataggagaggcctgaatagaaagatgagtgataaaaagtagcaataacaatatatttgtagccttacagagtatttgtttttttagatggggtcagtgacccccattagaaagctggaaagaaggtaAATtgttcaaaaaatatttaaaaatgaagaccaattagccattctataacatacttacttaaaggtgaaccacccctggaTAAAATCATGTATAaattaatatgtttttatgtaatcagtgaataaatgaatatatatatatataattgagatCATGTGACTACGGAAATGGCTCTGTTCAGTCTACTACCCTatatctggaaacccgtaatccagaaagctcagagttaaaGGAAGGCATCTCCTATAGTCCAGTTTATGGGAATAATTCTaacgtttttttccttttctctgtaataataaaacttgatgGGAACTGAGCTGCGTGAGTCCAtattggggcaaaacaatcctattgggtgtatttcatgtttaaaaaagtttttctcacagatttaagatatggagattcaCATTATAGAAAGATcgctttatttggaaaacccaaggtcatgatcattctggataattggtctcatacctgtaattgtgaTGGTCTCACAACCCCCCAGTGCTGAGTAATTGCTCACTAGTGATGTTCGAGAAATCGTGAAATTCGGAAGTTCacggaaaaaatcatgaaagtcggacgttttcacaaaaaaatcgtgcattttgaaggttttcacaaaaacattgtgaaaattggatattttcaaggaaaaatcgtgaaaatcggaaattgacgcccacagtgaaacgtggaaattcgccgctaatttgtgccaggtgaatttattcgcccatcactattgctcacAGTTCGGTTTATCTGGATCACACGTGGTGGTTATTTCAGTGGCCAGAGTGGTGGGTAACACATTGACCTGCAGGAGGGCCCCAGGACAGCTGGATACACAGATCTGAGAGTAAATACATGGCACTTTGTACAGGGGGGCTCAGCCATAGCCAAGGATTTGCTCCCCAGTGGAACAAGGAGCTACTGAATATTCTAATAGCAAGTCCTCACATGATCCTGACACTTAGATCATTGGATCAGCAGGTTCTGGGGGCTGGAGGGGCACAAAACCTCACCTCTTATTCAGTGGTGGAACCTGGGGAACAGGGGGGTCTCTATCTTCCTCTATCGCTgatagggatgcagcaaatccaggattcggttcgggattcagccagaatttggcctttttcagtaggatttggattcttgtgcctggcccaaccgaatccaaatcctaatttgcatatgtaaattagggacagggagggaaattgtgtgactttttgtcacaaaacacggaagtaaaaaatgctttcccctcccccctaatttgcatatgcaaattaggatttggattcggttcggtattcggccaaatcttttgcgaaggatttggggggttcggccgaatccaaaatagtggatttggttcgTCCCTAATCGCTTataagaaaaccccctcctccccagccggtGGGAATGGAATGCAAGTTGGGGTGGGATGTGGGCGGAGTCTAGGAGGGTGGAGGCGGGATGTGGGCGGGAAATGGGCTGGAGGATGGGGATGGGAGTGCGCCAGGctcctctgaaggttttttttttgcaggggggccggcacactctagttacacgACTGCTCTTATTGTACCACTTGCATCTGGGTCTTCTCAAGCTCTGCACTTGGTGCCGGATTAATAAATCCAGCGTGAGCTGCTCACTGGCGCCCCCCAACTGCCACATTTAAATGACACCTAAGTCcctcccctcatgaatacagtaatGCTGGGCAAGGTAAGTGTTTCTCAACCAGAAGCTCATCATCTTCTTCTACCCCCACGTCTCACATTAGATCCCCTGCTCATTACTAATTTACCTACAGTTACACAACTCAGTCTTTCCTCGGGGGAGTAGGAAATAGAACTGGGGCTACACTGGGGGTACATTCAAGTAGATGCCCCACTGATGGAGGGCCCCTGCCTGCCCCAGGGCATTTGCTGAACCAGTTTGTTTAGTCATTTATTCACCTGATCAGTCTCCTTCCATTGGAGTCATTAATAAAAAGCTGCAAATAAAGGTACAAaggtatttctttatttatttctttatatatttctttctatttctttatttatttctatttctttatttctttatttctatctctttatatatttctttataattttttctatttctttataattctattttttttatatatttctttctatttctttataattctttataattatttattattctttctatttctttataattctttataattctttctatttctttattattctttctatttctttctatttctttatagCAAGAAGAGATGAAGCCCATTTGCTCCTGACTGTGCAGGAAAGAGGGTGCCAGATGATGAATATTTGGGGGTTCTTATACTACAATGGGTCGTACACAATTATCTGTCAACTTAACTCCTTCAGGCTGAGTTGGGGGGCTATTGGCCCCTGAATGGGGCTTATTGGGCAGATATTTGTAAGGTTGGTTTGAGAATCCTGGTGGGCCCCTATTATTTATTGCCCCCCACTCCCTCTCTTGAACAGGTAATTTGCCAATAATAACCTGTTGGGCCCAACACATGGGTGGCCAATCAGATCCAGTCATGCGGGGATGTTGCTGaatattatataattaagctgcacATAAACGCCACTGACAGGGCAGAGAGCGGCGCATTGTGATTGGCTGAGCTTGACTGTCAGAAGAGTCACGACTTGTCATTACTGATCTCACCTGACACTAAATCCCATATAATGTTCCTGGAGACCGGGAATCACTCGCTGTTGGACTCCGGCAACCAGATCCCAGTGTCCGGGGAAATCCAGGGGCGGCCCGGCAACTGGAACATATAAAAGGCAATTAAGATCTGTCATTGGATAAAATGCTTCAGCTGCTGTAACAATTAATCTGAGTTTGTGTGACAAAATGACAGTAATTAGTAAGTGCTCGTCTGCTGCTCCAATAGGATTTTCTCTTTAACCTTCCCccaaaatacaaaatgtgttcTTTAACAGGAATTCATTTCATGTATCTTTATAAAAGCATTAATCCCATGATCtgacattttataatatttttatttcattttaaataacattctATTTAGTGGTGCACATTTATTCTCATACATTTATTCTCATACATTTATTCTCATACATTTATTCTCATACATTTATTCTTATACATTTATTCTTATACATTCTATACGTGTTTTATAAGTGCCTGGGAGTTGCTTCCCCTACATTGCTGAGTTTTCTTTTCTTCATCACTCTGCTTACTAATACTGTTAGGGACTTAGAATCCCGCAATGATACAAACAGTGAGGAGCAACAGGTTACCCCCTGTATAGGAAGTGAGGGGGTTACCCCCTGTATAGGAAGTGAGGGGTTACACCGTGTATAGGAAGTGAGGGGTTACACCGTGTATAGGAAGTGAAGGGGTTACCCTGTGTATAGGAAGTGAGGGGGTTACCCTGTGTATAGGAAGTGAGGGGGTTACCCTGTGTATAGGAAGTGAGGGGGTTACCCCTTGTATAGGAAGTGAAGGGGTTACCCTGTGTATAGGAAGTGAAGGGGTTACCCTGTGTATAGGAAGTGAAGGGGTTACCCCCTGTATAGGAAGTGAGGGGTTACACCGTGTATAGGAAGTGAAGGGGTTACCCTGTGTATAGGAAGTGAGGGGGTTACCCTGTGTATAGGAAGTGAGGGGGTTACCCCCTGTATAGGAAGTGAGGGGGTTACCCCGTGTATAGGAAGTGAGGGGTTACACCGTGTATAGGAAGTGAAGGGGTTACCCTGTGTATAGGAAGTGAGGGGTTACACCGTGTATAGGAAGTGAAGGGGTTACCCTGTGTATAGGAAGTGAAGGGGTTACCCTGTGTATAGGAAGTGAGGGGGTTACCCCCTGTATAGGAAGTGAGGGGGTTACCCCGTGTATAGGAAGTGAGGGGTTACACCGTGTATAGGAAGTGAAGGGGTTACCCTGTGTATAGGAAGTGAGGGGGTTACCCTGTGTATAGGAAGTGAGGGGGTTACCCCCTGTATAGGAAGTGAGGGGGTTACCCCGTGTATAGGAAGTGAGGGGTTACACCGTGTATAGGAAGTGAAGGGGTTACCCTGTGTATAGGAAGTGAGGGGTTACACCGTGTATAGGAAGTGAAGGGGTTACCCTGTGTATAGGAAGTGAAGGGGTTACCCCCTGTATAGGAAGTGAGGGGTTACACCGTGTATAGGAAGTGAAGGGGTTACCCTGTGTATAGGAAGTGAGGGGGTTACCCTGTGTATAGGAAGTGAGGGGGTTACCCCCTGTATAGGAAGTGAGGGGGTTACCCCGTGTATAGGAAGTGAGGGGTTACACCGTGTATAGGAAGTGAGGGGTTTACCCCGTGTATAGGAAGTGAGGGGGTTACCCCGTGTATAGGAAGTGAGGGGTTACCCCGTGTATAGGAAGTGAGGGGGTTACCCCGTGTACAGGAAGTGAGGGGGTTACCCCGTGTATAGGATGGGAAGGGTTACCCCGTGTATAGGAAGTGAGGGGGTTACCCCGTGTATATGAAGTGAGGGGGTTACCC encodes the following:
- the barx1.L gene encoding homeobox protein BarH-like 1b, which encodes MQHPLELGGHYFAHDAFVDHRSHRYRSFMIEEILTDHQDPKASPPAGELLKFGVQALLSARPYHNHLALLKAEQASVFKFPLSPLSCPALGSPISSALLAAGSGLQGGSGAPHHLPLELHLRGKLESSISEQGSSKAKKGRRSRTVFTELQLMGLEKRFEKQKYLSTPDRIDLAESLGLSQLQVKTWYQNRRMKWKKIVLQGGGLESPTKPKGRPKKNSIPSSEQLTEQERAKETEKLTESLDSTSEVNQEE